One Punica granatum isolate Tunisia-2019 chromosome 3, ASM765513v2, whole genome shotgun sequence genomic window carries:
- the LOC116201921 gene encoding 65-kDa microtubule-associated protein 8 isoform X2, translated as MGPYQTPGGTRSPALPETSCGYLLQELQMIWDEVGEDRFEREKVLLDLEQECIEVYRRKVDSANISRTRLHQQLAEAEAEFTHLLLSLGERSLPGRPEKMSGTLKEQLDSITPALREMQLRKEERVKQFRAVQGQIQKISAEIAGQSVYDESPSSIIVNENDLSLKKLEEYQNELQKLHNEKNDRLQQVEKYTDRIHSLCTTLGMDSSTIITKVHPTLNELCGISKNISDVILAKLDSTVVSLEEERLKRLEKLKYLGKALTNLWNLMDTPYKDRRTFSHVTGLLSVSPMDVLEPGSLTLNIIQQAEAEVKRLDQLKASKMKELFVKKQNELEEICHRSHMEIPSRPEMDNILNLINSGEIDHADLLMSMDEQIARAREEASSRNAIMEKVEKWVLARDEERWLEEYNRDENRYSVSRGAYRNLKRAERARVTVNKIPALVDLLIAKTKSWEEERKKVFLYDEVPLLAMLEEYNVLRQEREEEKQKQRDQKKVQSQAGVEPENSIRSRPGTSSRRLSNRSLNGVFGNASPLNGRIPSGIPQLESNSINLGAQTTSFRKEGRKKKAQKMLSRPGFMTNGKDETASVVSTCSGPLSP; from the exons ATGGGTCCGTATCAGACGCCCGGTGGAACGAGGAGCCCTGCTCTGCCGGAGACTTCTTGCGGGTATCTACTCCAAGAGCTGCAG ATGATATGGGATGAAGTCGGGGAAGACAGGTTCGAAAGGGAGAAGGTTCTGCTGGATTTGGAGCAGGAGTGCATTGAGGTTTATAGGAGAAAAGTGGACTCTGCGAATATATCGAGAACTCGCCTGCATCAGCAGTTGGCCGAAGCTGAAGCAGAGTTCACCCATCTCCTTCTGTCCCTCGGTGAACGGTCTCTGCCTGGCCGG CCAGAGAAAATGTCGGGAACGCTGAAGGAACAGCTAGATTCGATTACTCCAGCTTTGAGGGAGATGCAACTGAGGAAAGAAGAGCGGGTGAAACAATTCAGAGCAGTGCAGGGGCAGATCCAGAAAATCTCGGCAGAGATTGCCGGTCAGTCAGTCTACGACGAATCACCCTCGAGCATCATCGTAAATGAGAACGACCTCTCGCTGAAGAAGCTAGAGGAGTATCAGAATGAGCTCCAGAAGCTTCACAATGAGAAG AACGATAGGCTTCAGCAAGTGGAGAAGTACACGGATAGAATCCACAGCCTGTGCACGACCCTGGGAATGGATTCCTCAACGATCATCACAAAGGTCCACCCAACTCTGAATGAACTATGCGGGATATCGAAGAACATAAGTGATGTTATCTTGGCAAAGCTCGATAGCACCGTCGTATCTTTGGAGGAAGAAAGACTGAAACGGCTAGAGAAG CTCAAATATCTTGGCAAAGCATTGACCAACTTATGGAATCTGATGGACACACCCTATAAAGATCGCCGGACATTTTCTCATGTGACGGGTTTATTATCCGTCTCTCCAATGGATGTGTTGGAACCTGGAAGCCTCACCCTTAATATAATCCAACAG GCGGAAGCTGAAGTCAAGAGGCTGGATCAGTTGAAAGCCAGCAAGATGAAAGAGCTCTTTGTAAAGAAGCAGAATGAACTCGAAGAAATATGCCACAGATCACACATGGAAATTCCTTCGAGACCTGAGATGGATAATATACTGAACCTCATAAACTCTG GGGAGATCGATCATGCCGACCTCCTCATGAGCATGGATGAACAGATAGCAAGGGCAAGAGAAGAAGCTTCAAGTAGAAATGCCATAATGGAAAAGGTGGAGAAATGGGTATTAGCGCGAGATGAAGAGCGCTGGTTGGAAGAATACAACAGG GATGAGAATCGATATTCAGTCAGCAGGGGAGCCTATAGGAATCTAAAGCGTGCGGAACGTGCCCGGGTGactgttaataaaatcccag CTCTGGTGGACCTATTGATAGCTAAGACTAAGAGTtgggaagaagaaagaaagaaagtttTCTTGTACGACGAG GTTCCGCTGCTTGCTATGCTGGAGGAGTATAACGTGTTGAGGCAGGAAAGGGAGGAGGAGAAGCAAAAGCAAAGG GATCAGAAGAAGGTACAAAGCCAGGCAGGAGTTGAGCCAGAGAACTCGATCAGGTCGAGACCAGGTACAAGCAGTCGACGCTTGTCGAATAGGAGCTTGAATGGGGTTTTTGGCAATGCTTCCCCATTGAACGGGAGGATCCCATCAGGAATCCCGCAGTTAGAATCTAATAGCATCAATCTGGGGGCTCAAACTACTTCCTTcagaaaggaaggaagaaagaaaaaggcacaAAAAATGCTTTCTCGACCTGGATTTATGACTAACGGCAAAGACGAGACTGCTTCAGTAGTCTCCACCTGTTCCGGCCCCTTATCCCCTTGA
- the LOC116201921 gene encoding 65-kDa microtubule-associated protein 8 isoform X1 produces MGPYQTPGGTRSPALPETSCGYLLQELQMIWDEVGEDRFEREKVLLDLEQECIEVYRRKVDSANISRTRLHQQLAEAEAEFTHLLLSLGERSLPGRPSKQPEKMSGTLKEQLDSITPALREMQLRKEERVKQFRAVQGQIQKISAEIAGQSVYDESPSSIIVNENDLSLKKLEEYQNELQKLHNEKNDRLQQVEKYTDRIHSLCTTLGMDSSTIITKVHPTLNELCGISKNISDVILAKLDSTVVSLEEERLKRLEKLKYLGKALTNLWNLMDTPYKDRRTFSHVTGLLSVSPMDVLEPGSLTLNIIQQAEAEVKRLDQLKASKMKELFVKKQNELEEICHRSHMEIPSRPEMDNILNLINSGEIDHADLLMSMDEQIARAREEASSRNAIMEKVEKWVLARDEERWLEEYNRDENRYSVSRGAYRNLKRAERARVTVNKIPALVDLLIAKTKSWEEERKKVFLYDEVPLLAMLEEYNVLRQEREEEKQKQRDQKKVQSQAGVEPENSIRSRPGTSSRRLSNRSLNGVFGNASPLNGRIPSGIPQLESNSINLGAQTTSFRKEGRKKKAQKMLSRPGFMTNGKDETASVVSTCSGPLSP; encoded by the exons ATGGGTCCGTATCAGACGCCCGGTGGAACGAGGAGCCCTGCTCTGCCGGAGACTTCTTGCGGGTATCTACTCCAAGAGCTGCAG ATGATATGGGATGAAGTCGGGGAAGACAGGTTCGAAAGGGAGAAGGTTCTGCTGGATTTGGAGCAGGAGTGCATTGAGGTTTATAGGAGAAAAGTGGACTCTGCGAATATATCGAGAACTCGCCTGCATCAGCAGTTGGCCGAAGCTGAAGCAGAGTTCACCCATCTCCTTCTGTCCCTCGGTGAACGGTCTCTGCCTGGCCGG CCTTCTAAGCAGCCAGAGAAAATGTCGGGAACGCTGAAGGAACAGCTAGATTCGATTACTCCAGCTTTGAGGGAGATGCAACTGAGGAAAGAAGAGCGGGTGAAACAATTCAGAGCAGTGCAGGGGCAGATCCAGAAAATCTCGGCAGAGATTGCCGGTCAGTCAGTCTACGACGAATCACCCTCGAGCATCATCGTAAATGAGAACGACCTCTCGCTGAAGAAGCTAGAGGAGTATCAGAATGAGCTCCAGAAGCTTCACAATGAGAAG AACGATAGGCTTCAGCAAGTGGAGAAGTACACGGATAGAATCCACAGCCTGTGCACGACCCTGGGAATGGATTCCTCAACGATCATCACAAAGGTCCACCCAACTCTGAATGAACTATGCGGGATATCGAAGAACATAAGTGATGTTATCTTGGCAAAGCTCGATAGCACCGTCGTATCTTTGGAGGAAGAAAGACTGAAACGGCTAGAGAAG CTCAAATATCTTGGCAAAGCATTGACCAACTTATGGAATCTGATGGACACACCCTATAAAGATCGCCGGACATTTTCTCATGTGACGGGTTTATTATCCGTCTCTCCAATGGATGTGTTGGAACCTGGAAGCCTCACCCTTAATATAATCCAACAG GCGGAAGCTGAAGTCAAGAGGCTGGATCAGTTGAAAGCCAGCAAGATGAAAGAGCTCTTTGTAAAGAAGCAGAATGAACTCGAAGAAATATGCCACAGATCACACATGGAAATTCCTTCGAGACCTGAGATGGATAATATACTGAACCTCATAAACTCTG GGGAGATCGATCATGCCGACCTCCTCATGAGCATGGATGAACAGATAGCAAGGGCAAGAGAAGAAGCTTCAAGTAGAAATGCCATAATGGAAAAGGTGGAGAAATGGGTATTAGCGCGAGATGAAGAGCGCTGGTTGGAAGAATACAACAGG GATGAGAATCGATATTCAGTCAGCAGGGGAGCCTATAGGAATCTAAAGCGTGCGGAACGTGCCCGGGTGactgttaataaaatcccag CTCTGGTGGACCTATTGATAGCTAAGACTAAGAGTtgggaagaagaaagaaagaaagtttTCTTGTACGACGAG GTTCCGCTGCTTGCTATGCTGGAGGAGTATAACGTGTTGAGGCAGGAAAGGGAGGAGGAGAAGCAAAAGCAAAGG GATCAGAAGAAGGTACAAAGCCAGGCAGGAGTTGAGCCAGAGAACTCGATCAGGTCGAGACCAGGTACAAGCAGTCGACGCTTGTCGAATAGGAGCTTGAATGGGGTTTTTGGCAATGCTTCCCCATTGAACGGGAGGATCCCATCAGGAATCCCGCAGTTAGAATCTAATAGCATCAATCTGGGGGCTCAAACTACTTCCTTcagaaaggaaggaagaaagaaaaaggcacaAAAAATGCTTTCTCGACCTGGATTTATGACTAACGGCAAAGACGAGACTGCTTCAGTAGTCTCCACCTGTTCCGGCCCCTTATCCCCTTGA
- the LOC116201758 gene encoding ELMO domain-containing protein A isoform X2: MSDEPLTPGKFSRCRMPLPNGADNAACMAPNWIGKGLTCVCFKRKGTYERICISLTPLQEERLGRLKHRMKVYFDSSRPDHQEALRALWSAAFPGQELHGLVSDQWKDMGWQGRDPSTDFRGAGFISLENLLFFAKNFTRSFERLLTKQGGKRAAWEYPFAVAGVNITFMIMQMLDLEATKPRTFVRAVFLQMLSENEWAFDLLYCVAFVVIDKQWLERNATYMEFNDVLKSTRAQLERELLMDDVYRIEDMPSYSLLC, from the exons ATGAGCGATGAACCACTGACACCCGGGAAATTCTCACGGTGCAGAATGCCTTTGCCTAATGGTGCAG ATAATGCAGCTTGCATGGCACCTAATTGGATTGGCAAGGGCCTGACTTGTGTTTGCTTCAAGCGGAAGGGAACATATGAACGGATTTGTATTAGTTTGACACCCCTGCAG GAGGAAAGACTTGGGAGGTTGAAACATAGGATGAAAGTATATTTTGACTCTTCAAGACCTGATCACCAG GAAGCTTTGAGGGCTCTATGGTCAGCTGCGTTCCCTGGTCAGGAACTTCATGGTTTGGTATCTGATCAATGGAAAGACATGGGATGGCAGGGAAGAGATCCATCAACTGATTTCAG AGGAGCTGGATTCATTTCATTGGAGAACCTGCTATTTTTTGCCAAGAACTTTACG AGATCTTTTGAGAGACTACTGACTAAGCAAGGAGGAAAACGAGCGGCGTGGGAGTACCCCTTCGCAGTTGCCGGGGTGAATATTACATTCATGATCATGCAAATGCTTGACCTTGAAGCGA CGAAGCCCCGGACATTTGTTAGAGCAGTTTTCTTGCAGATGCTATCAG AAAACGAGTGGGCATTCGACTTGCTGTACTGCGTAGCATTTGTGGTTATTGACAAACAATGGCTCGAGAGGAATGCTACGTACATGGAGTTCAAT GATGTTTTGAAGTCGACTCGAGCTCAGTTGGAGCGGGAACTTCTGATGGACGATGTCTACAGGATTGAGGACATGCCCTCTTACAGCCTCCTCTGCTAA
- the LOC116201758 gene encoding ELMO domain-containing protein A isoform X1, with the protein MSIIKTQGSSAAIRTLSPPSPSSSTSSSSSSAPRCAHSHRSAPPHPHLHSHPHPPSDNAACMAPNWIGKGLTCVCFKRKGTYERICISLTPLQEERLGRLKHRMKVYFDSSRPDHQEALRALWSAAFPGQELHGLVSDQWKDMGWQGRDPSTDFRGAGFISLENLLFFAKNFTRSFERLLTKQGGKRAAWEYPFAVAGVNITFMIMQMLDLEATKPRTFVRAVFLQMLSENEWAFDLLYCVAFVVIDKQWLERNATYMEFNDVLKSTRAQLERELLMDDVYRIEDMPSYSLLC; encoded by the exons ATGAGCATCATCAAGACTCAAGGAAGCTCTGCTGCGATCCGCACTCTCTCCCCTCCATCACCATCTTCATCGACGTCGTCGTCATCTTCTTCAGCCCCTCGATGCGCTCACAGCCACCGCTCTGCTCCTCCTCACCCTCACCTTCATTCCCATCCTCATCCTCCTTCAG ATAATGCAGCTTGCATGGCACCTAATTGGATTGGCAAGGGCCTGACTTGTGTTTGCTTCAAGCGGAAGGGAACATATGAACGGATTTGTATTAGTTTGACACCCCTGCAG GAGGAAAGACTTGGGAGGTTGAAACATAGGATGAAAGTATATTTTGACTCTTCAAGACCTGATCACCAG GAAGCTTTGAGGGCTCTATGGTCAGCTGCGTTCCCTGGTCAGGAACTTCATGGTTTGGTATCTGATCAATGGAAAGACATGGGATGGCAGGGAAGAGATCCATCAACTGATTTCAG AGGAGCTGGATTCATTTCATTGGAGAACCTGCTATTTTTTGCCAAGAACTTTACG AGATCTTTTGAGAGACTACTGACTAAGCAAGGAGGAAAACGAGCGGCGTGGGAGTACCCCTTCGCAGTTGCCGGGGTGAATATTACATTCATGATCATGCAAATGCTTGACCTTGAAGCGA CGAAGCCCCGGACATTTGTTAGAGCAGTTTTCTTGCAGATGCTATCAG AAAACGAGTGGGCATTCGACTTGCTGTACTGCGTAGCATTTGTGGTTATTGACAAACAATGGCTCGAGAGGAATGCTACGTACATGGAGTTCAAT GATGTTTTGAAGTCGACTCGAGCTCAGTTGGAGCGGGAACTTCTGATGGACGATGTCTACAGGATTGAGGACATGCCCTCTTACAGCCTCCTCTGCTAA
- the LOC116200169 gene encoding endoplasmic reticulum metallopeptidase 1 isoform X1 encodes MALPFLRPGDAPAFKLLAALAAMFGLMAVLVHSILFMRFIQPLGMDAPPDRFSEARAVEHVRVLAHDISSRQEGSPGLREAARYIKAQLETFKEQAGPNITIEIEEPSVAGSFNMMFLGHSISLGYRNHTNVVMRISSADSQDSDPSVLINGHFDSPLGSPGAGDCGSCVASMLELARLLVNSGWVPPRPIIFLFNGAEELFMLGAHGFMTTSKWRDFIGAVINVEASGTGGPDLVCQSGPGSWPSRVYAESAVYPMAHSAAQDVFPVIPGDTDYRIFSQDYGNVPGLDIIFLLGGYFYHTSYDTVDRLLPGSIQARGENLFSLLKAFTNSSSLKTAYERESIAATAGKHEDDRAVFFDYLSWILIFYPRSVADLLHCVPIAIFLLMPLILSLSNSGSRSCFAISLDFMKGIILHAVGIILAVLCPVFFSILRLLFSSHAMNWFAHPFLAFAMFVPCSLLGLLIPRMIWRQFPLSQDNSVAKISKEVLADESRFWGAFGCYAILTLAYFCAGLSGGFLTFSLSASMLLAWISFCLVVKSSCCQSLRSTIIYVIPLLPCLTYAVYFGGLLIQFLIEKMGMMGSVPSPYGFFIPDIIVSAVIGVATGWCMGPLIPIYGCWLAKSSILKLLLHLTVIAMALSSQFFPYSKDAPKRVVLQNTYLTHGSNRVVEARYDFSVVDSNALPYLFKYAPEVARELDVGSDFSLEAADPSPRQTFMALFPVSFMFSGSLKFSARSDEIMKHYQHLPHLSASKPQAIGKESRRVYVELSLGSLEEVWVAVLNVTGPLSGWSFADQALPVPETADGGPPSYICRLSGSSSENWTFWLEASSLEDLRVDVAVLDQYMVGAAKKLKGLFPDWVDVTAYSSFMSSYTF; translated from the exons ATGGCGCTGCCGTTCCTGAGACCAGGCGACGCGCCGGCTTTCAAGCTGCTGGCCGCGCTCGCCGCCATGTTCGGCCTCATGGCTGTGCTCGTCCACTCCATCCTCTTCATGCGGTTCATTCAGCCGCTCGGTATGGACGCCCCGCCAGATCGGTTCTCCGAGGCAAGGGCTGTCGAGCACGTCCGTGTTCTGGCCCACGACATCAGCAGTCGGCAG GAGGGAAGTCCAGGCTTAAGAGAAGCTGCTAGATATATTAAGGCACAGTTGGAGACATTTAAGGAGCAAGCTGGACCGAACATAAC AATTGAGATCGAGGAGCCCAGTGTTGCTGGATCTTTCAACATGATGTTTTTAGGCCATAGCATATCGCTTGGGTATAGGAACCACACTAATGTTGTCATGAg GATATCATCTGCTGATTCACAGGATAGTGATCCATCAGTGTTGATCAATGGGCATTTTGATAGCCCACTCGGTTCCCCAGGTGCTGGTGATTGCGGTTCATGCGTTG CATCAATGCTGGAATTAGCAAGACTTCTTGTCAACTCTGGCTGGGTTCCTCCTCGACctatcatttttctatttaatggCGCTGAGGAACTATTTATGTTG GGTGCACATGGTTTCATGACGACTAGTAAATGGCGTGATTTTATAGGAGCCGTTATAAATGTGGAAGCATCTGGAACTGGAGGTCCTG ATTTAGTCTGTCAATCTGGACCTGGTTCTTGGCCTTCTCGTGTTTATGCTGAATCAGCTGTGTATCCCATGGCACATAGTGCAGCTCAG GATGTTTTTCCCGTCATTCCTGGAGATACAGATTATAGAATATTCTCCCAAGACTATGGCAACGTTCCTGGCTTGGATATTATCTTTCTCCTCGGTGGTTATTTTTACCATACCTCCTACGATACAGTGGACAGATTATT ACCTGGAAGTATCCAAGCACGTGGAGAGAATTTGTTCAGCTTATTGAAGGCATTCACAAATTCTTCATCACTAAAAACTGCATACGAGAGAGAGTCTATTGCAGCTACTGCCGGTAAACACGAGGACGATAGAGCTGTCTTCTTTGATTATTTATCATGGATTTTG ATATTTTATCCAAGAAGTGTAGCTGATTTACTCCACTGTGTTCCCATAGCCATCTTCCTTCTCATGCCATTGATCTTAAGTTTATCGAATAGCGGGTCACGCTCATGTTTTGCAATATCCCTTGATTTTATGAAAG GGATAATTCTTCATGCTGTTGGGATAATACTGGCGGTTCTTTGTCCTGTCTTTTTCTCAATACTAAGACTACTATTCTCTAGTCATGCAATGAACTG GTTTGCTCATCCATTCTTGGCTTTCGCCATGTTTGTTCCCTGCTCTCTTCTTGGTCTGTTGATTCCGAGAATGATTTGGCGCCAGTTTCCTCTCTCTCAAGATAATTCGGTTGCCAAGATTTCTAAAGAG GTGCTCGCTGATGAATCGAGATTTTGGGGAGCGTTTGGTTGTTATGCTATTCTAACCCTG GCTTATTTTTGTGCTGGCTTGAGCGGCGGTTTCTTAACTTTTTCTCTGTCAGCTTCCATGCTTCTTGCATGGATATCCTTCTGCCTAGTGGTCAAGTCTAGTTGTTGTCAATCATTGAG gtCAACCATAATTTACGTGATACCTTTACTTCCTTGCTTGACATATGCTGTCTATTTTGGTGGGCTTCTCATCCAGTTTTTAATTGAGAAGATGGGTATGATGGGATCAGTTCCTTCTCCCTATG GGTTTTTTATTCCTGATATCATAGTGTCAGCAGTAATTGGCGTTGCTACCGGGTGGTGCATGGGCCCTTTGATCCCCATTTATGGCTGTTGGTTAGCGAAATCTTCCATCTTAAAGCTCTTGCTACATCTCACTGTGATTGCCATGGCTCTGTCATCTCAGTTCTTCCCGTACAGCAAAGATGCCCCCAAGAGAGTTGTTCTACAGAATACATACTTGACTCACG GTTCTAATCGGGTAGTGGAAGCCCGTTATGATTTTTCCGTAGTGGATTCCAATGCTTTGCCATATCTATTCAAGTACGCACCTGAAGTAGCCAGAGAATTGGATGTTGGGTCGGACTTTTCACTTGAAGCAGCTGATCCATCTCCCCGGCAGACTTTTATG GCGCTTTTTCCAGTATCATTTATGTTCTCAGGAAGCTTAAAGTTCTCTGCAAGAAGTGACGAAATTATGAAACACTACCAGCATCTGCCCCATCTGTCCGCTTCCAAGCCGCAGGCTATTGGGAAAGAATCTCGTAGGGTCTACGTGGAACTTTCCTTGGG CTCTTTGGAGGAGGTATGGGTTGCAGTTCTTAATGTCACCGGTCCTTTGTCTGGCTGGTCTTTTGCGGACCAAGCTCTTCCAG TTCCCGAAACAGCCGATGGTGGCCCACCTTCATATATTTGTAGACTAAGCGGCTCAAGTTCGGAAAATTGGACCTTCTGGTTAGAG GCTAGTAGCTTGGAAGATTTAAGGGTGGATGTGGCCGTGTTGGACCAATACATGGTCGGTGCAGCCAAGAAGCTGAAGGGCCTTTTCCCCGACTGGGTTGATGTCACTGCATATTCCAGCTTTATGTCCAGCTACACTTTCTAG
- the LOC116200169 gene encoding endoplasmic reticulum metallopeptidase 1 isoform X2, with protein MLELARLLVNSGWVPPRPIIFLFNGAEELFMLGAHGFMTTSKWRDFIGAVINVEASGTGGPDLVCQSGPGSWPSRVYAESAVYPMAHSAAQDVFPVIPGDTDYRIFSQDYGNVPGLDIIFLLGGYFYHTSYDTVDRLLPGSIQARGENLFSLLKAFTNSSSLKTAYERESIAATAGKHEDDRAVFFDYLSWILIFYPRSVADLLHCVPIAIFLLMPLILSLSNSGSRSCFAISLDFMKGIILHAVGIILAVLCPVFFSILRLLFSSHAMNWFAHPFLAFAMFVPCSLLGLLIPRMIWRQFPLSQDNSVAKISKEVLADESRFWGAFGCYAILTLAYFCAGLSGGFLTFSLSASMLLAWISFCLVVKSSCCQSLRSTIIYVIPLLPCLTYAVYFGGLLIQFLIEKMGMMGSVPSPYGFFIPDIIVSAVIGVATGWCMGPLIPIYGCWLAKSSILKLLLHLTVIAMALSSQFFPYSKDAPKRVVLQNTYLTHGSNRVVEARYDFSVVDSNALPYLFKYAPEVARELDVGSDFSLEAADPSPRQTFMALFPVSFMFSGSLKFSARSDEIMKHYQHLPHLSASKPQAIGKESRRVYVELSLGSLEEVWVAVLNVTGPLSGWSFADQALPVPETADGGPPSYICRLSGSSSENWTFWLEASSLEDLRVDVAVLDQYMVGAAKKLKGLFPDWVDVTAYSSFMSSYTF; from the exons ATGCTGGAATTAGCAAGACTTCTTGTCAACTCTGGCTGGGTTCCTCCTCGACctatcatttttctatttaatggCGCTGAGGAACTATTTATGTTG GGTGCACATGGTTTCATGACGACTAGTAAATGGCGTGATTTTATAGGAGCCGTTATAAATGTGGAAGCATCTGGAACTGGAGGTCCTG ATTTAGTCTGTCAATCTGGACCTGGTTCTTGGCCTTCTCGTGTTTATGCTGAATCAGCTGTGTATCCCATGGCACATAGTGCAGCTCAG GATGTTTTTCCCGTCATTCCTGGAGATACAGATTATAGAATATTCTCCCAAGACTATGGCAACGTTCCTGGCTTGGATATTATCTTTCTCCTCGGTGGTTATTTTTACCATACCTCCTACGATACAGTGGACAGATTATT ACCTGGAAGTATCCAAGCACGTGGAGAGAATTTGTTCAGCTTATTGAAGGCATTCACAAATTCTTCATCACTAAAAACTGCATACGAGAGAGAGTCTATTGCAGCTACTGCCGGTAAACACGAGGACGATAGAGCTGTCTTCTTTGATTATTTATCATGGATTTTG ATATTTTATCCAAGAAGTGTAGCTGATTTACTCCACTGTGTTCCCATAGCCATCTTCCTTCTCATGCCATTGATCTTAAGTTTATCGAATAGCGGGTCACGCTCATGTTTTGCAATATCCCTTGATTTTATGAAAG GGATAATTCTTCATGCTGTTGGGATAATACTGGCGGTTCTTTGTCCTGTCTTTTTCTCAATACTAAGACTACTATTCTCTAGTCATGCAATGAACTG GTTTGCTCATCCATTCTTGGCTTTCGCCATGTTTGTTCCCTGCTCTCTTCTTGGTCTGTTGATTCCGAGAATGATTTGGCGCCAGTTTCCTCTCTCTCAAGATAATTCGGTTGCCAAGATTTCTAAAGAG GTGCTCGCTGATGAATCGAGATTTTGGGGAGCGTTTGGTTGTTATGCTATTCTAACCCTG GCTTATTTTTGTGCTGGCTTGAGCGGCGGTTTCTTAACTTTTTCTCTGTCAGCTTCCATGCTTCTTGCATGGATATCCTTCTGCCTAGTGGTCAAGTCTAGTTGTTGTCAATCATTGAG gtCAACCATAATTTACGTGATACCTTTACTTCCTTGCTTGACATATGCTGTCTATTTTGGTGGGCTTCTCATCCAGTTTTTAATTGAGAAGATGGGTATGATGGGATCAGTTCCTTCTCCCTATG GGTTTTTTATTCCTGATATCATAGTGTCAGCAGTAATTGGCGTTGCTACCGGGTGGTGCATGGGCCCTTTGATCCCCATTTATGGCTGTTGGTTAGCGAAATCTTCCATCTTAAAGCTCTTGCTACATCTCACTGTGATTGCCATGGCTCTGTCATCTCAGTTCTTCCCGTACAGCAAAGATGCCCCCAAGAGAGTTGTTCTACAGAATACATACTTGACTCACG GTTCTAATCGGGTAGTGGAAGCCCGTTATGATTTTTCCGTAGTGGATTCCAATGCTTTGCCATATCTATTCAAGTACGCACCTGAAGTAGCCAGAGAATTGGATGTTGGGTCGGACTTTTCACTTGAAGCAGCTGATCCATCTCCCCGGCAGACTTTTATG GCGCTTTTTCCAGTATCATTTATGTTCTCAGGAAGCTTAAAGTTCTCTGCAAGAAGTGACGAAATTATGAAACACTACCAGCATCTGCCCCATCTGTCCGCTTCCAAGCCGCAGGCTATTGGGAAAGAATCTCGTAGGGTCTACGTGGAACTTTCCTTGGG CTCTTTGGAGGAGGTATGGGTTGCAGTTCTTAATGTCACCGGTCCTTTGTCTGGCTGGTCTTTTGCGGACCAAGCTCTTCCAG TTCCCGAAACAGCCGATGGTGGCCCACCTTCATATATTTGTAGACTAAGCGGCTCAAGTTCGGAAAATTGGACCTTCTGGTTAGAG GCTAGTAGCTTGGAAGATTTAAGGGTGGATGTGGCCGTGTTGGACCAATACATGGTCGGTGCAGCCAAGAAGCTGAAGGGCCTTTTCCCCGACTGGGTTGATGTCACTGCATATTCCAGCTTTATGTCCAGCTACACTTTCTAG
- the LOC116200870 gene encoding 60S ribosomal protein L17-2, translating to MVKYSREPDNPTKSCKARGSDLRVHFKNTRETAFAIRKLPLVKAKRYLEDVLAHKQAIPFRRFCRGVGRTAQAKNRHSNGQGRWPVKSARFILDLLKNAESNAEVKGLDIDALYISHVQVNQAQKQRRRTYRAHGRINPYMSSPCHIELILSEKEEPVKKEPETQLATGKSTRH from the exons ATG GTGAAGTACTCCAGAGAGCCCGACAACCCCACCAAGT CTTGCAAGGCTCGGGGCTCAGACCTGAGGGTTCACTTCAAG AACACAAGGGAAACTGCATTTGCCATCAGGAAGTTGCCTTTGGTGAAGGCCAAGAGGTATCTCGAGGATGTCTTGGCTCACAAGCAGGCCATCCCCTTCCGAAGATTCTGCCGTGGTGTTGGGAGAACTGCACAGGCCAAGAACAGGCACTCTAATGGACAAGGTCGTTGGCCAGTGAAATCTGCCCGATTTATTCTGGATCTGCTGAAGAATGCTGAGAGCAATGCCGAA GTTAAGGGTTTGGATATCGATGCCCTGTACATCTCTCACGTACAAGTGAACCAGGCCCAGAAGCAAAGGCGCCGAACATACCGTGCTCACGGAAGAATTAACC CTTACATGTCTTCTCCTTGCCACATCGAGTTAATTTTGTCCGAGAAGGAAGAGCCCGTCAAGAAGGAG CCGGAGACTCAGCTGGCAACTGGAAAATCAACGAGGCATTAA